The genomic window tgaatcatttcatttcagatttgagtttcagtttatttgtgtgaagcagcagcGACAGTTGGATTTTAATCCTGAAACATGACTCTGCAGTTTAGCTGCATCATCTAATGCATCACTGCAAAGCGAAATCAGCTGTTAGCAGTGAGCTGAAGTCAGATCACAGTGATAACAAAGGAAACAAGAACCATGAAGGTTCTCAGTCAAGTTCTGCAGCCTGATgttgtttctctcatttctgATTTGACTGAATGTTTCTACTGAGGTAACGAATCTGTGTTCAGGTTTCACGGAGACAAATAtcaaacatgacatgaaacGAGGAAACTAAGTGGCTGTTGGTGATAAAACGATCAGTGAGCAACAGGCCGAGGTTTAAACAACAGCTGAGTTATTGCTCCGgtctcctgtttgtccaccagaTAAACCGTTCGGTCCAGAATCAGCCTTTTGCATAACGAAAGTGATCAGCACCAATAAAACAAGATGAGAAACACAAACCAGCAGAAATAACTAATAGAAGGCACTTCCAGAGCGCTCGTCCTCACTCACTAATCTGATCATGGAGCAGCAGCGTGTTCCTGCGCTGGAACGCCACAGTAAACatctacagaaataaaagaaatgagcTGATGGAGGGAGTCGAGAAACAGGTCTGTCAGGAACCAGTAAGAGGACAGAAAAAGCATCAGGACAGCGGGACCCTGGAAGAGCTCATCAGACATGCTGTCATGTCAGTTTGCTCATGTTTAGTCCACCTGGAGGCGTCTCGTCAGCTTCTGGACGGCTGTGGAGAAAGTGCTGGAGAGGATCGAGGTGGTTCTGAATCCAGCCCGTCCCTCCTCTcagacctccacctcctgctgtgCCGCCTCTACAATGGTGGTCCTTGTCACTGTGATGTCGAAGCAGGTCTCCATCATGACACGAGACTTGCAGAGGTTGACGCAGTACTCCAGACCTGCCGTGGTCTGAGCCAGAGCCTCCAGGTACTCCTGGGACTCACGGTCCAGGTCCTGGTCCAGATCGACTGGAAACAGAACAGGAACAAAAGAGTTACTGttgaaaacatttcagcaaGATAATAAAGACATCAGCACAGAGTGGATCAGCTGTTTGACAGATAATGAGTGAAAGAAGTCGACCAACAGGAAAAAACGAAATGTGTGAAATCAGTTCATATGAAGAAGTTGAGATGTTTTCTAGCTGAAGTGGAATCATTGACCAGTGTTTGACCTCCGTTAGTTCATATTTAGTTCAACTGTCTCTGTCCAAAGCCGCTGGACCAGCAGCTCCTGCTGACAGTGTAGTGAAGGACGTGCAGACTCCACAGGAAGAGACGTGGAGattcaaaacatttgtttgacatAGAAATGATAAATCATCAGATCATGACGCCTGTGATACTAaactcatacagtatatttacatggaaacgtttgtgtgtgttgacagtaTATAAGGACTGATGCTGCACAGCATGCTGGGATATGCTGTTGGGGTGCAGAAGGAGATTTATGAGCTCTGACGCTGCGACCGTGAGACCTGACTCGTGGCTCAGAGATCGTCTTATTGATCTCAGGACACGTTTTCTGCTCTTTCGTCTGCTTTTTGCAGAGCTCGATGTTTCTAGTGAAAAGAGTCGGAGGCTTTTCTTCGAGGTGACCGGAGTCTGTCCCGCTAACAAGATGCAAATATAATCCAGTTTCCCCTCTggactttttgtcttttctgtttgctCCAACAATCTCCTCTCCAAACAAACACCCTGGCTCTCGTGTCTGGAGAACCCCGAGctgttgtctttgtgttcagAGGATCCAGAAATAGAAACATAAAGGAGCGATTTGAACTGTCGAGGCTTCAGGCCGCTGGCAGCACTTTGCTGCAAACACTGTCCACTTTGAGTGTTTGGGGTCAGGAGCTGCTCTGTACTCGTTGGCCTTTTGTGCTTCATGAGGAAAGAAGGAGGCAGCGACTGGGGAGGAGTGTGAAACCCTGCAGAGAGAACTGGACCACACAGTCAGACAGTAGCAGCCTCACCTGCTGTATCAGAAGtattcacaaaaagaaaatcgaGCTACATCAGTTTAATTAGAGGATACTATGATGACACTGATGATCGAGTTAGTGAGTCTTTACAGCCGCAGCCTGAACTGTAGAGGAATCCGTGCTTCAGAGCCTAAAGTCATGAGATGTGTCCTGAAGAATGTCTCTAAATCACAGCCGCTGCCTTTAAGCAGGAGGAATGTTTCAAAGTTGTTGgggtggctggttagtgtagtggtaacatcaccacctcccatgtgggaaaTTCCAGCCGTGGCCTACCTTCAGTAGGggttcttaggcaagacctccttacgctcaccctgcctacctttgtaccctacttgtaagtcgctttggataaaagcgtctgctaaatgtttcACATCATTCCTTCTTAAGGACCAAACGATCCCTGTGTGATGGTGCTGTGGCCTGTACTCACACTCTCCGCTCCATTTATTTGGGTGGAGCATCAGCCGCAGCTTggcctcctccagctccaccttcaGCCTCTCGTGTTTGCTCTTCAGCtctctgatctgctgctgccGCTTCTCCAGCATCCTCAGCCTGGCGTTAAAGTAGAGGAGACCCTGAGGACCAAGCAAACACTGAGTCAAACCCCCACAAACCTGCTGCTGACTCCCAGAGTCTGAAGTGAGGAGGAACCCTGTGGAGCATCGAGTGGTTTATACGGAGGGGGAGGGAAATATAACAAGTGGAACGAGGAGCTGCTAACCTGCTCTGAGACTTCAATCTGTGTGCACTGCTGGATTTAATTAGGAGTCAGCAGGACAAACAGTGAGTGGAGGATTAAGGACAGCTGAGGGCCAACAACTGGCAGAGAGCTGGATCAGTGTTGGCCTCTCAGCTTCACTTAATTACAGGTGAAGAAAAGAACTCTGCTCTCTACAGAGTCGAGGCAGgtaaagctgcagcagccacagtttactgctcctgctgctgtgaccTCTGCTGACGGTTCtcattgttttaatgttcaCTTCTATTCTATTCATTTCATTGAAGAGTTCCTTTACACAAGACACTTTACTGggcagaaaaggaaaggaaagaggcacaaaaacaagcaaaagacTCAAAACGACAGAAACACAATGATCAGACAACACGATCCCTCTCTTGGAACTTAACCTTATCACCCAGTGCATGTTGTGTAAGCTCTTATTCTGAAAATTCAGAAACTTGCGGCCATTTCCTAGCAGATAGAAAGTGAATTAACATGCAGCCTGTTGCAGATGGACACTTTCTGTGGGACACAGGAttcaaatgatttatgtttttctgcagacTCACTGTAGCAGAGATGCTGCGTTAGCACAACCCGTCGAGCCACAATGGACACATTTAAGGCTGAAGACATAAATCGGAATTATCCACACAGGCTGAATAACGGGCTATTTAAGGAAGATAAAAGTGTTTGTTGGTCACTATGTTCCCAGGCTTAAAAGAAAACTCACCTTTTCAACATCATGGAACGGCTGCTGAGAGAAGACAGAAGcacaaagagaagaggaaaggttCACACTCTGTCTCTGACAGACGAACGACACATCGTCTTCCTCTAATTGAAAATAAATCGCAGCTCATTTCAGCTGAATTAATGTCTTCCCTTCCCTCGACACACTATTCACCGGTTGGCTGCTGAAGGTTAATGACCCGTtaacacagagagaggcagtggCCATAAAGACCAACCAGCCGAGGCCAACCTTCATTCATCACTGCATCCCTCCTCCAGCCATCACTCACATCTAAACCAATTAAGACTAAACTGTAATTGACTCAGTGATAAAGTCGGGTGCTTATAAAGCTGACCCCAGGCTGGTCTGAAGATAACTGAAAGCCCACGAGGTGGAGAAACTCCACTGCTCCATCACTTTCTTCAGCACCGTCTTAGctcatttatcattatttgaACCACGTGATGAATTCTATTTGTCATGcagatgacactcagctgtagaaactgaaacaccaagtgatgtaaactgtaaatgagCCTGTTTGGCTCCAGCTGCTCAATTTACAATAACCTCGACAGCCTGATACCTGCGAGTGCTATTTGACCACCACCTAAAACTGGGGGGTTGTGAGATGGTTTGAGCAGCAGAGTTGGACACAACGCTGCTTTTAACGTTCTCATGAAACTCACCTCTGATTCTGTCAccacctccctcttcctctgcagacacTCCACGTCATCGATCTCATAAACCTTTATCTCGAAAGGCTCCTTCAGGGTGCCCCCCAGGGGGGGCAGGTCCACCCACTGCCCTCCCATGTTCCTACCCAGAGAGGAGGTGTCAGGAAGGGGAGCTGGGATCAGCCTCCGCCGCTGGAACCCTGATGGATGGAAAATGACAGGTAATCAGATGCCAGTGAAGTAGCCGCTGGTTCCTGTTGGTGTAGAGTAGAATCCGTCCACAGTTCGTTCATCAGTTGgagctgctgagtgttttctgtTGGTGACTGAATCACACGAAACTGAATGAAAATCACAGGCTGTGTGATCAAACTGgatcaaaacagaaaatctggTTTGTCCAGAGGCAAACACATGTTCTATTTACCTTCAAGCTTCTTATTATGGGGGCAGGTACAAAGACAGCGCACACAGCTCATTATGGTTAATTAGGCTCACATTCTCATTGGTTTAGAGCTCCCAGTTAATCTGCTCTGATTCAACAACCGTTTGTGCTGGTTCTATGATTATCAGAGAGAGAAACCAAAAGCAACGATGTGCACCACAACAAAAAAAGCCATTActgattattaaaaacatttcagggTCTCTAAGTGGGGACTCAGAACCAGCGACAGATTGAGGAGGAGTGTGCGTGGGTGTTTATGCTTTGGAGTGCTGTGTAGTGGATGGGGAGGGAGGGTGTGTGGGTGATAATTGCAGTTGGATATGTACACCGGGAATTGCCACGGCCTCATGTAATATTCATGAGGCAGAAACAAGCCAAGATCCACAGACTGATGGCAGGAAGATCACGCGAGTGCTGATTCTGAATGCATCACGCTGCCTCACCTGTGCATCACTGCTACCATGAATCACAATCAGCTGCTGGAAGGCTGAATACACTACAATGTCGCCCCAGATAATGTGCACGGATGTAGATTTTTTACGATAATGCCGGGCTGAGAGAGAAACTTCTGCAGTGAAATATTGGGGAAGCGATCAGCCTTTGATGGATGTTCCCACAGCAATAACATCAGAACTCTTCAATGTGCTCAgcattcatgaaatcattgaaCAGACGCTTTCATCCCATCATCACACACCCTGACGAATAAGAGCACCTATTGGAAAAAGCCATAAATATGGTAATTTTCTCCAGAACATTCAAGTTTTATGGCTCCTTCACTTTCAGAATCAATACATTGAGAAATAGTTGTTGAATGTCAAATCTTTGCTGTTAACTTTGATGCCATAAAACCTCATTTCAATAATAATTGGATAAATCATGCAGCTTTGCCTTTTTGAGTTTCCACTTTTATAGTTCACTACATgagctgttgctgctctgttcaTTCAGAAATTATGATGTTAGAATCCCCTGAAATTTcaacatttatactgtataactACAGAAAAGTGACGTGCACATGCTCCAGCACACTAATACAGTCCATACAGATGTTAGCTCTAGAATAAACTGTCTTAACCCCATGACCTTTCCTCTGTCTGAGCTGTACATGGTTGGACATGTTGCTGATCACTAATGACAAAGTGTACCAAACTGTGTTAGTGAGTTAAATTCATGTATGTACTGTTGTGGTATTCTCCCAGTTAGCAATGAAGATCACAGGCTCTGAGatgacaggaagagaagagatATTGGTTCCAGTTTTTCCTGGGGAACATAGATCTTACTGTATGTGGAATTCAGTTTCTTAGAGCCAGGGTTTTTTAGTTAGTACTTTCTTACTTTTCATAACCTGTTGTTTCCTGCAGTGTTGTTACACACTCTGCATGTCAAGAAtgattaatagtaataatactgTAGTAGAGAAGAGATTTTACAAAAGATGGGCTGACCACAAAGTTCACGCTTTTGTTTTGTAGAGGATTTCATGCTCTCaccatttcctctcttcttggGTGATTTAGACACTCTGCTTTTATTGGATGAGGACACTCCACTCTCACTCATGGAGTCGTGTGCTGAAGAGGTGCTGCCAGTGGTCTCGCTGTCTCGGATCATACTCTCATAGCCGCTGCTGCCCCCGCTGTGATAAAACAGGGCTGTCCGGCCCATGGCGGGGGGCAGCTCCCCACTGAggatgctgctgttgtcactgCCGTGCCCGCTGCTGTAGCGCTGCGGCCTCCGAGGTGCTGTGATCTTGCTGTAAGGTGAAGGTAGTGGTGTGCTGATTGGCGAACCGCTGATACTACTGGTCCCACTGTCAGTACCATCATTTCGCATTGGTGCAGGTCCCCTGCTGAATTGTTTTCTTGGACTCCCAGCTGCGAGTTCACTAACCCGACTGTTTGCTGCCCTGCTGATAGCCTGCTTTGTGCCCATGATGGTGCCTCTTACAGTCTTGACTCCTGTCCCAAAGCGAGCAGGAACCTTCCCAGTTGGAGGTAGGCTAGGGTTGCACACAGTAGCATTATCAGAAGGTTTTAGGGAAGAACTCAGGCTCTTGGAACTGCTGGTAGACAGTGTCCGAACCTTCAGCCCACCGGGAACTGCTGTTcgtgagctgctgctgcctcggACCTGCCCCAGTTTGCTTGCAGTTGTAAAGCCACCAGGAACAACTTGCGAGGAAGAAGCAGATGTTGAGGCTGGAACCCCAAGTCTTGGCACAGATCTGCTGCATCTACTGTTACCTCCTAAAGCAGCGCCACTGTTGTGCCTGAAAAGTTCAGGCTTGTACCCAGCTAAGGTTTGACTGTCACATCTCTCCAAAGACATCAGACTTCCAAAGTACTTGGGAGAATCTGCTTTGGCTCCTCGTGTCTTTAGGCTTGAAGATGTCCTAGCAGAGCAGTGTTCAGTTTTTAAACTAGATGTCCTGTGACTGAATGAATCTGCTCGATGCCTGATGTTGAATTCGTCCTCTGAGGTTGACATTTTAGTGGATGGGGACTTTTCAACATCACTGCTTATTCTTAAGGCACTGGGGGATAGCACAGTCCTTGGTTTTTGCTCTTGGCTTGGCTGTTTAATAGGTGGAGTGGGAGGAGAGATGTTTCCAGATGCAGACATAAAGGCCATGCTGCTTTTCTGGCCAACTGACTTTTTTCCCAAAGATGCAAACCTCTGGGTTGCTGAAGTGCCTTCGTGACCCCATTTTGAGTCAGGACTCTCGGGGATAGACACTGTTCCTAGAGTTGTTGCTCCTCGGGTGAGTCGGGGCAGCTTGAGAAGAGTatctcctctcctgctgctggACTTCTCACAACCATCCACGACCCTGTGAGCTGAAGATGACATTTGTGCCTTTGGTGGTCGAGGTACACTGTTACTGTTGCCTCCTGGCCTCTTAGGGGAAACACTGTTCATGCCATGTCTTGGTGGCTTATCCTCTATGGAATCAAAGTCACTGCTTCCCTGAAGAAACAAGTCATCTTGTCTGTCGTCTTGTCTGCTGTAGCCCACAGCTGCAGATGAGGTAGGCTTTGTTTTCCTGGTAAGACTGGGATGGGTGATGTGGTGGGGGGTCTGTGCAAACACTGAAGTGTTCAGAGTATTGGCTTTCACCTTCACAGAGCTTTTTAGAGAAGATTTGTGTGAGTCAGGGAAGGGAGGGCACTTGGTAAAAGAAAGTTTATTTGGAGTCGTGGGGTCACTGTCCAGCTCTGGAAAACAGACACCACTGTCATTCAGGGAGCTTTTGATGCCATGCTGCAACACTGGCTGTTTATGAAACGTACTTGGCAAGGTCAGTGTTGGCGCATTCTCCTTTGCCACATTTTTGTCCCTCAGGTGAAGCCTGCTTGTTGGAGTTTTTGTTCTTTCACTTTCTGAAATCAGCACTCCAGAGCCAGCAGAGGGCTGCTTGTTGCTACGTTGCCACATCTCCTGGTTAACATCTGTCCCAGGTCCCACAGCTCCTTGTTGAGATGTGTAAGCATCATACTCATCGTTAATACTGCTGATGATGCTTACTGGATGAGAGCCAGAGGTGAAGGCCTGCAGAGCACTGGCACCATGGAAGCTGAGGAGGTCAGTGGGGCGGCCATTGTCAGGGACAAGACCATGTGGAAGCTCTTCTATAACAGTAAACACAAGCTCATCTTCTCCGTTCAGCTCAACAGGCTGCTGCAATGTAACCGTAGTTCTCAGAAAATCCCTGTTAAAGCATCGTCCCAACAGAGATGCTCGAAGATTGTTGAACTCCACAGGGCCTCTGTCAGTATAAGAGACCCTTTCCATGGCAGGTGACGCCAGTGCTTGGCTTTGCTTTAGTGATTGATGACTGATACCCACTGGGGGAGTCCTACAAACAACCTCTTCAGGCTGAGATACTGCCCTGGATATCCTGGGTATGGAGGGTGAAGCTGATGGCTTGGGTGCACCTCCTTTGAGGTAGACCTTCTCTCGAACCACAGGCTCTAAGTCCTGGGACAAATTCCCACCTGGCTTTATTACACATGGTGGAAAGAGGGTGGCTGAAAGTTTCTCCCCATCTGCACTTGTCCGTTTGGAATTGTTTATGACGTCACCAGCTGAAGAGGATTTCAATTGTTCATCTGATTTTTTTGCATATGTGCTTGGTGTGCTTTCTAAGAAAATTTGGGAGGTGTCTCTATCAGATTTAGGTGGACTCTCTGTAGGTTTAGTAGCTCCAGTTTGAGTCCTGAGTGTTGCCTGTGCTGCTTTTCCCTCTGTAATGAATGTAGTTGGGCCTTCACTGCCATCAATGCAGTCGAGTctctcctgcagctctgcaaacGTATTACACTTGAAATGATCACCATCAGACCTAGGTGCATCCTTGACTCGCTTTTTGTTCAGGGAAGGGATGATGGGAACAAAGGATGGTGGTCCCTCATTGTCGCTCAGTTCTCGGTCCGAGATGGCTGTCCCTCCTGGCCCAACATAGATGACTGTGTCGCAGGATTGTTCGCTGCTCGACGAATAGTCTGGATCACTGGAGAGCAGCAAGGGTGTGTCTGGGTCAAGGGCCACAGTGCGACGGTGGAAGGATCGAAGATGAGGAGGTTGACAGGATGGGCCATCCTCACAGGAACTCTCCCCTCCGGATGAGCTGGAGGCATACTGCAGATGAATCAAAAATAAGAAACCAGATACCAACTAGAGCAATCAACCTAAAGGCAATACAGCATGTCAATGTACCAAATGAGAGTGAA from Anabas testudineus chromosome 24, fAnaTes1.2, whole genome shotgun sequence includes these protein-coding regions:
- the LOC113149209 gene encoding kinesin-like protein KIF26A isoform X1 produces the protein MKVRLSNALLQLIKAEMYSQYWSTARRHRPDYRRYTLVEGDTPLPLGPTCRRKRLHSAGEEDEELRRSCASRPNPEGSLSVSGVSLYGKPEEEEEEELQTLCQRCHIMASQLNRQAAALADTTALKDPAYASFLFDKLQRLQLPRRGRHASVDACCDVCGSSFQQLRRLALRRALGFSRNMTPRPATPSVPPTTIITPTASESSWVGEELPVKQQRWSHKEQQQGDGARWEWGGVQSTYLGRGGVKGLATVTPIPMNHLEGVWRVSCCRPEHQHSTGWTSDRDYVTMKTSSQNIIVKPAAHSIATQTSQPPSAAAAFFIRAAQKLSVSRRKKSQPGPPSSPGEEAPGVSVYIGGFGGALQLSPPAVPPCLLRAGSKVKDSPGMGKVRVMVRIGSVPSGESSESMSFLKVDCRKKQLTLCESSAGGHSSAAQRRSTASAPKTFTFDAVFSQDASQAEVCSGTVAEVIQSVVNGADGCIFCFGHANLGKTYTMIGQECSTQSLGVAPTAISWLFKVIEERKEKAGARFSVRVSAVEISGREETLTDLLAELACSSGGHQEAPGPAVSLREDPLCGSQLQNQTELRATSAERAAVFLDAALAARRSRRAPNDQEARRNSHFLFTLHLYQERVDKSNKAAISGRSRLHLLDLGSCETDISRTREGGGGQCLSLSALGNVILALANGAKHIPYRDSKLTMLLSESLGNINCRTTMIAHISDSPANYMETLTTVQLASRIHRMKKKKSKYASSSSGGESSCEDGPSCQPPHLRSFHRRTVALDPDTPLLLSSDPDYSSSSEQSCDTVIYVGPGGTAISDRELSDNEGPPSFVPIIPSLNKKRVKDAPRSDGDHFKCNTFAELQERLDCIDGSEGPTTFITEGKAAQATLRTQTGATKPTESPPKSDRDTSQIFLESTPSTYAKKSDEQLKSSSAGDVINNSKRTSADGEKLSATLFPPCVIKPGGNLSQDLEPVVREKVYLKGGAPKPSASPSIPRISRAVSQPEEVVCRTPPVGISHQSLKQSQALASPAMERVSYTDRGPVEFNNLRASLLGRCFNRDFLRTTVTLQQPVELNGEDELVFTVIEELPHGLVPDNGRPTDLLSFHGASALQAFTSGSHPVSIISSINDEYDAYTSQQGAVGPGTDVNQEMWQRSNKQPSAGSGVLISESERTKTPTSRLHLRDKNVAKENAPTLTLPSTFHKQPVLQHGIKSSLNDSGVCFPELDSDPTTPNKLSFTKCPPFPDSHKSSLKSSVKVKANTLNTSVFAQTPHHITHPSLTRKTKPTSSAAVGYSRQDDRQDDLFLQGSSDFDSIEDKPPRHGMNSVSPKRPGGNSNSVPRPPKAQMSSSAHRVVDGCEKSSSRRGDTLLKLPRLTRGATTLGTVSIPESPDSKWGHEGTSATQRFASLGKKSVGQKSSMAFMSASGNISPPTPPIKQPSQEQKPRTVLSPSALRISSDVEKSPSTKMSTSEDEFNIRHRADSFSHRTSSLKTEHCSARTSSSLKTRGAKADSPKYFGSLMSLERCDSQTLAGYKPELFRHNSGAALGGNSRCSRSVPRLGVPASTSASSSQVVPGGFTTASKLGQVRGSSSSRTAVPGGLKVRTLSTSSSKSLSSSLKPSDNATVCNPSLPPTGKVPARFGTGVKTVRGTIMGTKQAISRAANSRVSELAAGSPRKQFSRGPAPMRNDGTDSGTSSISGSPISTPLPSPYSKITAPRRPQRYSSGHGSDNSSILSGELPPAMGRTALFYHSGGSSGYESMIRDSETTGSTSSAHDSMSESGVSSSNKSRVSKSPKKRGNGFQRRRLIPAPLPDTSSLGRNMGGQWVDLPPLGGTLKEPFEIKVYEIDDVECLQRKREVVTESEQPFHDVEKGLLYFNARLRMLEKRQQQIRELKSKHERLKVELEEAKLRLMLHPNKWSGEFDLDQDLDRESQEYLEALAQTTAGLEYCVNLCKSRVMMETCFDITVTRTTIVEAAQQEVEV
- the LOC113149209 gene encoding kinesin-like protein KIF26A isoform X2: MKVRLSNALLQLIKAEMYSQYWSTARRHRPDYRRYTLVEGDTPLPLGPTCRRKRLHSAGEEDEELRRSCASRPNPEGSLSVSGVSLYGKPEEEEEEELQTLCQRCHIMASQLNRQAAALADTTALKDPAYASFLFDKLQRLQLPRRGRHASVDACCDVCGSSFQQLRRLALRRALGFSRNMTPRPATPSVPPTTIITPTASESSWVGEELPVKQQRWSHKEQQQGDGARWEWGGVQSTYLGRGGVKGLATVTPIPMNHLEGVWRVSCCRPEHQHSTGWTSDRDYVTMKTSSQNIIVKPAAHSIATQTSQPPSAAAAFFIRAAQKLSVSRRKKSQPGPPSSPGEEAPGVSVYIGGFGGALQLSPPAVPPCLLRAGSKVKDSPGMGKVRVMVRIGSVPSGESSESMSFLKVDCRKKQLTLCESSAGGHSSAAQRRSTASAPKTFTFDAVFSQDASQAEVCSGTVAEVIQSVVNGADGCIFCFGHANLGKTYTMIGQECSTQSLGVAPTAISWLFKVIEERKEKAGARFSVRVSAVEISGREETLTDLLAELACSSGGHQEAPGPAVSLREDPLCGSQLQNQTELRATSAERAAVFLDAALAARRSRRAPNDQEARRNSHFLFTLHLYQERVDKSNKAAISGRSRLHLLDLGSCETDISRTREGGGGQCLSLSALGNVILALANGAKHIPYRDSKLTMLLSESLGNINCRTTMIAHISDSPANYMETLTTVQLASRIHRMKKKKSKYASSSSGGESSCEDGPSCQPPHLRSFHRRTVALDPDTPLLLSSDPDYSSSSEQSCDTVIYVGPGGTAISDRELSDNEGPPSFVPIIPSLNKKRVKDAPRSDGDHFKCNTFAELQERLDCIDGSEGPTTFITEGKAAQATLRTQTGATKPTESPPKSDRDTSQIFLESTPSTYAKKSDEQLKSSSAGDVINNSKRTSADGEKLSATLFPPCVIKPGGNLSQDLEPVVREKVYLKGGAPKPSASPSIPRISRAVSQPEEVVCRTPPVGISHQSLKQSQALASPAMERVSYTDRGPVEFNNLRASLLGRCFNRDFLRTTVTLQQPVELNGEDELVFTVIEELPHGLVPDNGRPTDLLSFHGASALQAFTSGSHPVSIISSINDEYDAYTSQQGAVGPGTDVNQEMWQRSNKQPSAGSGVLISESERTKTPTSRLHLRDKNVAKENAPTLTLPSTFHKQPVLQHGIKSSLNDSGVCFPELDSDPTTPNKLSFTKCPPFPDSHKSSLKSSVKVKANTLNTSVFAQTPHHITHPSLTRKTKPTSSAAVGYSRQDDRQDDLFLQGSSDFDSIEDKPPRHGMNSVSPKRPGGNSNSVPRPPKAQMSSSAHRVVDGCEKSSSRRGDTLLKLPRLTRGATTLGTVSIPESPDSKWGHEGTSATQRFASLGKKSVGQKSSMAFMSASGNISPPTPPIKQPSQEQKPRTVLSPSALRISSDVEKSPSTKMSTSEDEFNIRHRADSFSHRTSSLKTEHCSARTSSSLKTRGAKADSPKYFGSLMSLERCDSQTLAGYKPELFRHNSGAALGGNSRCSRSVPRLGVPASTSASSSQVVPGGFTTASKLGQVRGSSSSRTAVPGGLKVRTLSTSSSKSLSSSLKPSDNATVCNPSLPPTGKVPARFGTGVKTVRGTIMGTKQAISRAANSRVSELAAGSPRKQFSRGPAPMRNDGTDSGTSSISGSPISTPLPSPYSKITAPRRPQRYSSGHGSDNSSILSGELPPAMGRTALFYHSGGSSGYESMIRDSETTGSTSSAHDSMSESGVSSSNKSRVSKSPKKRGNGFQRRRLIPAPLPDTSSLGRNMGGQWVDLPPLGGTLKEPFEIKVYEIDDVECLQRKREVVTESEGLLYFNARLRMLEKRQQQIRELKSKHERLKVELEEAKLRLMLHPNKWSGEFDLDQDLDRESQEYLEALAQTTAGLEYCVNLCKSRVMMETCFDITVTRTTIVEAAQQEVEV
- the LOC113149209 gene encoding kinesin-like protein KIF26A isoform X3; the protein is MKTSSQNIIVKPAAHSIATQTSQPPSAAAAFFIRAAQKLSVSRRKKSQPGPPSSPGEEAPGVSVYIGGFGGALQLSPPAVPPCLLRAGSKVKDSPGMGKVRVMVRIGSVPSGESSESMSFLKVDCRKKQLTLCESSAGGHSSAAQRRSTASAPKTFTFDAVFSQDASQAEVCSGTVAEVIQSVVNGADGCIFCFGHANLGKTYTMIGQECSTQSLGVAPTAISWLFKVIEERKEKAGARFSVRVSAVEISGREETLTDLLAELACSSGGHQEAPGPAVSLREDPLCGSQLQNQTELRATSAERAAVFLDAALAARRSRRAPNDQEARRNSHFLFTLHLYQERVDKSNKAAISGRSRLHLLDLGSCETDISRTREGGGGQCLSLSALGNVILALANGAKHIPYRDSKLTMLLSESLGNINCRTTMIAHISDSPANYMETLTTVQLASRIHRMKKKKSKYASSSSGGESSCEDGPSCQPPHLRSFHRRTVALDPDTPLLLSSDPDYSSSSEQSCDTVIYVGPGGTAISDRELSDNEGPPSFVPIIPSLNKKRVKDAPRSDGDHFKCNTFAELQERLDCIDGSEGPTTFITEGKAAQATLRTQTGATKPTESPPKSDRDTSQIFLESTPSTYAKKSDEQLKSSSAGDVINNSKRTSADGEKLSATLFPPCVIKPGGNLSQDLEPVVREKVYLKGGAPKPSASPSIPRISRAVSQPEEVVCRTPPVGISHQSLKQSQALASPAMERVSYTDRGPVEFNNLRASLLGRCFNRDFLRTTVTLQQPVELNGEDELVFTVIEELPHGLVPDNGRPTDLLSFHGASALQAFTSGSHPVSIISSINDEYDAYTSQQGAVGPGTDVNQEMWQRSNKQPSAGSGVLISESERTKTPTSRLHLRDKNVAKENAPTLTLPSTFHKQPVLQHGIKSSLNDSGVCFPELDSDPTTPNKLSFTKCPPFPDSHKSSLKSSVKVKANTLNTSVFAQTPHHITHPSLTRKTKPTSSAAVGYSRQDDRQDDLFLQGSSDFDSIEDKPPRHGMNSVSPKRPGGNSNSVPRPPKAQMSSSAHRVVDGCEKSSSRRGDTLLKLPRLTRGATTLGTVSIPESPDSKWGHEGTSATQRFASLGKKSVGQKSSMAFMSASGNISPPTPPIKQPSQEQKPRTVLSPSALRISSDVEKSPSTKMSTSEDEFNIRHRADSFSHRTSSLKTEHCSARTSSSLKTRGAKADSPKYFGSLMSLERCDSQTLAGYKPELFRHNSGAALGGNSRCSRSVPRLGVPASTSASSSQVVPGGFTTASKLGQVRGSSSSRTAVPGGLKVRTLSTSSSKSLSSSLKPSDNATVCNPSLPPTGKVPARFGTGVKTVRGTIMGTKQAISRAANSRVSELAAGSPRKQFSRGPAPMRNDGTDSGTSSISGSPISTPLPSPYSKITAPRRPQRYSSGHGSDNSSILSGELPPAMGRTALFYHSGGSSGYESMIRDSETTGSTSSAHDSMSESGVSSSNKSRVSKSPKKRGNGFQRRRLIPAPLPDTSSLGRNMGGQWVDLPPLGGTLKEPFEIKVYEIDDVECLQRKREVVTESEQPFHDVEKGLLYFNARLRMLEKRQQQIRELKSKHERLKVELEEAKLRLMLHPNKWSGEFDLDQDLDRESQEYLEALAQTTAGLEYCVNLCKSRVMMETCFDITVTRTTIVEAAQQEVEV